The window GTCGGCGGCGAGGACGCTCGCGGAAGTGCTGCAGGCCCGGGGATACACCGTGATGGAGGCGAACGGGGAGGATCTGGTCACCCGGGCCCTCGAGATGCAGCCGGACATCATCATCTTGAGCTCGGTGATGTCGCAGCGGCACGAAGGAGTCCAGTCGCTGCGCTTCGAGAAGGGATTGGAGAACGTACTGTTCCTCGTCTATCAATAGGGCCGCCGCCCCCCAGGGTTCCCTGTCCTGTGAATCGCTAACACGTGGGAGAATTCGTGAGTTCTAAAATCTTGATCGTAGATGACGAGCCCCATCTCCGGACCCTCATCCACCAGGCCCTGGAAGAGCTGGAGGACGAAGGGGTGGAGCTTTTGACCGCGAGCAATGGAGAGGAGGCGCTGGCGCGGATCCAGGCGAACCAGCCGAAACTGATCTTTCTCGACGTGATGATGCCGAAGGTTAGCGGCTTCGAGGTATGCGA is drawn from Vicinamibacteria bacterium and contains these coding sequences:
- a CDS encoding response regulator yields the protein MSSKILIVDDEPHLRTLIHQALEELEDEGVELLTASNGEEALARIQANQPKLIFLDVMMPKVSGFEVCDRVKNSLGLKDVYIVLLTAKGQEFDRQKGQDVGADLYMTKPFDPDALLEKARQVLG